A genomic window from Brevinematales bacterium includes:
- a CDS encoding hydrogenase 4 subunit F translates to MMEFFGRIGAELLWGYLAIPVLAIVFILLVRRPRLVPIIASIASFLEAALSMIIASLIPAVKKLTTFGELFTVDAFSVWHLLVLTLIVFLSASLFSLSYFNKEHILELKKMKRFGVLWMGALGTMSLVLISGNIGIMWVSIEATTLFTAFLIIRDDSAASLEAMWKYIIMCSVGVAFAFIGTLLIAAAAQQAGLVGNDALLLSKIYSVKEQLNPVLVMAGFIFLLIGYGTKAGLAPLHNWLPDAHSQAPAPVSAMFSGFLLNTALYSILRFLPLADAAGAPPGRALDIMMFLGVLSVLIAAAFIVFQKDAKRMLAYCSVENMGIIVLGYSLGPIGTMGALFHTLNHSIAKTGGFFTAGKLGQLIGSNHLTEFDGAAKTYPVWGIGLAVSLLALTGAAPFALFVSEFQIIKAAVDSGKFAALILFLIGTIIVFIVMLRHAIRIAWNPVPAGHTGKMQVSVLEALLVFIPLGLLLVLGLWQPGFIHEFIEQASGALWGMK, encoded by the coding sequence ATGATGGAATTTTTCGGCAGGATCGGGGCGGAATTGCTCTGGGGATATCTGGCTATTCCCGTACTCGCAATCGTGTTTATTCTACTGGTTCGCCGTCCGCGGCTAGTCCCGATAATCGCCTCAATTGCCTCCTTTCTCGAAGCGGCGCTCAGCATGATTATAGCGTCCCTGATACCGGCCGTAAAAAAACTCACTACCTTCGGGGAATTATTCACCGTCGACGCGTTTTCCGTCTGGCATCTGCTCGTCCTCACTCTGATCGTGTTTCTAAGCGCGTCCCTGTTCTCATTATCCTATTTTAATAAAGAGCATATCCTCGAACTTAAAAAAATGAAACGTTTCGGCGTACTGTGGATGGGCGCGCTCGGAACTATGAGTCTGGTGCTCATTTCCGGGAATATCGGCATCATGTGGGTCAGCATCGAAGCTACGACCTTATTTACGGCGTTCCTGATTATCCGCGACGATTCTGCCGCGTCTCTCGAGGCGATGTGGAAATACATCATCATGTGTTCGGTGGGGGTCGCTTTCGCTTTCATCGGGACATTGTTAATCGCGGCGGCCGCCCAGCAGGCGGGACTTGTAGGTAACGACGCGCTTCTATTGAGTAAGATATACTCCGTAAAGGAACAATTAAACCCCGTACTGGTGATGGCGGGCTTCATCTTTCTGCTGATAGGATATGGGACTAAAGCCGGGCTTGCTCCCCTGCATAACTGGCTCCCGGACGCGCATAGTCAGGCTCCCGCCCCCGTATCCGCGATGTTTTCCGGCTTCCTGCTGAATACCGCGCTCTATAGCATTCTCCGCTTCCTGCCCCTTGCAGACGCGGCCGGCGCGCCTCCCGGACGCGCGCTGGATATTATGATGTTTCTCGGCGTGCTGTCCGTCCTCATCGCCGCGGCGTTTATCGTTTTCCAGAAGGACGCAAAGCGCATGCTGGCGTATTGTTCGGTAGAAAACATGGGGATTATCGTGCTGGGGTATTCCCTCGGGCCTATCGGCACGATGGGCGCGCTTTTTCATACGTTGAACCATTCCATCGCGAAAACCGGCGGATTTTTTACCGCGGGGAAGCTCGGACAGCTGATCGGCAGTAATCATCTCACGGAGTTCGACGGCGCGGCGAAGACCTATCCCGTATGGGGAATCGGCCTCGCGGTCAGCCTGCTCGCGCTCACCGGGGCGGCACCATTCGCCCTGTTTGTCAGCGAATTCCAGATCATCAAAGCCGCGGTTGATTCGGGAAAATTCGCCGCACTGATACTTTTTTTAATCGGCACGATTATCGTCTTTATCGTCATGCTCCGCCACGCCATCCGAATTGCGTGGAATCCCGTACCGGCGGGACATACCGGAAAAATGCAGGTCTCCGTTCTCGAGGCGCTGCTGGTCTTTATCCCGCTGGGATTATTATTAGTGTTAGGTCTGTGGCAGCCCGGCTTCATCCATGAATTCATAGAACAGGCCTCCGGCGCGTTATGGGGGATGAAATGA
- a CDS encoding hydrogenase produces the protein MNKRLTVSLKNGDFCGIREIPSFSGEELSSVISQSAGEGMRIVSFFAVPLPKDGGKLFAVLADDTHGVLYPLASAELKSYPSVTPSCPQAHLFEREIFEQSGIIPEGHPWLKPVRKLMKNDSFYHIDSDEIHEVAVGPVHAGVIEPGHFRFQCSGERVFHMEIALGYQHRGIENALSGTPGLKTIHYMETLAGDTTIGHSTAYSMIIEALRGITPYPRAEAIRAIALEMERIANHIGDLGALAGDIGYLPSKSFCGRLRGDALNMTAEICGNRFGRNLVRPGGVRYDLDRPLSEKLLAKIKDFRNDAVQAAEIMWDVPSVLERFEDTGIVSKETAARIGMVGPSARASGLKRDVRSQFPTGAYRFNHVPIVTYESGDVFARALTREMEINRSIKFIQDLLKNPPTSPLMNDKAKNIAGDSFAAAMVEGWRGEICHTAITDKNGGFARYKVTDPSFHNWFGLACCMKNGAISDFPVCNKSFSLSYCGHDL, from the coding sequence ATGAATAAACGTCTGACCGTCAGTCTGAAAAACGGCGATTTCTGCGGCATCAGGGAAATCCCGTCTTTTTCGGGAGAGGAACTGAGTTCCGTTATATCCCAAAGCGCGGGAGAAGGAATGCGCATCGTATCCTTTTTCGCCGTACCATTGCCGAAGGACGGAGGGAAATTATTCGCGGTATTGGCGGACGATACGCACGGGGTTTTATATCCGCTCGCTTCCGCCGAACTCAAATCCTACCCGTCGGTAACCCCGTCCTGTCCGCAGGCGCACCTGTTCGAGAGGGAGATATTCGAGCAATCCGGCATCATACCGGAAGGGCACCCGTGGCTGAAACCCGTGCGGAAGCTGATGAAGAACGACTCTTTTTATCATATCGACAGCGATGAAATACACGAAGTGGCGGTCGGCCCGGTTCACGCGGGCGTCATCGAGCCGGGGCATTTCAGATTCCAATGCTCCGGCGAAAGGGTGTTTCACATGGAAATCGCCCTCGGTTACCAGCATCGCGGGATAGAGAACGCCCTTTCCGGCACGCCCGGCCTGAAAACTATCCATTATATGGAAACTCTCGCGGGGGATACCACTATCGGGCATTCGACCGCGTACTCCATGATTATCGAAGCCCTGCGGGGAATAACCCCTTATCCCCGCGCCGAGGCGATACGCGCGATCGCGCTCGAAATGGAAAGGATCGCCAATCATATCGGCGACCTCGGCGCATTGGCGGGCGATATCGGCTATCTGCCCTCCAAATCCTTCTGCGGCCGTCTGCGCGGGGATGCGCTCAATATGACCGCGGAAATCTGCGGGAACCGTTTCGGGAGAAATCTGGTTCGCCCGGGCGGGGTCAGATACGATCTTGACCGACCCCTTAGCGAGAAACTCCTCGCTAAAATAAAGGATTTCCGTAACGACGCGGTTCAGGCGGCGGAGATCATGTGGGACGTCCCGTCCGTACTGGAACGGTTCGAGGATACGGGCATAGTCTCTAAAGAGACCGCCGCACGTATCGGGATGGTCGGCCCTTCGGCGAGAGCGTCCGGCCTCAAGCGGGACGTCCGCAGCCAGTTCCCGACCGGCGCCTACCGTTTCAACCATGTTCCCATCGTCACCTATGAGAGCGGGGACGTATTCGCGAGAGCGTTGACGCGCGAGATGGAAATCAACCGTTCCATTAAGTTCATACAGGATTTACTGAAAAATCCGCCCACCAGCCCGCTGATGAACGATAAAGCGAAAAATATCGCGGGGGATTCGTTCGCGGCGGCGATGGTCGAGGGGTGGCGCGGGGAAATATGCCATACCGCGATCACGGATAAAAACGGCGGGTTCGCCCGCTATAAGGTCACCGACCCGTCGTTCCATAACTGGTTCGGGCTGGCCTGCTGTATGAAAAACGGCGCTATTTCCGATTTCCCCGTATGCAATAAAAGTTTCAGTTTATCCTATTGCGGTCACGATTTATAG